From uncultured Roseateles sp., the proteins below share one genomic window:
- a CDS encoding DUF1330 domain-containing protein: MSSAYILANVQVTNPEQYEEYKKLSSAAMQAYGAEVCVRGGKVELLEGDWTPERVVLLKFPSLEAARSFNDSPEYGKARTSRQGAAVMRMVLIEGV, translated from the coding sequence ATGAGTTCTGCCTACATCCTTGCCAACGTCCAGGTCACCAACCCAGAGCAGTACGAGGAGTACAAAAAGCTCTCCAGCGCCGCGATGCAGGCCTATGGCGCCGAAGTCTGTGTGCGTGGCGGCAAGGTCGAGTTGCTGGAAGGCGACTGGACGCCCGAGCGCGTCGTGCTACTGAAGTTTCCCAGCCTGGAAGCGGCCCGCAGCTTCAACGACTCGCCCGAGTACGGCAAGGCGCGCACCTCGCGTCAGGGCGCGGCCGTGATGCGCATGGTTTTGATCGAGGGCGTTTGA
- the eno gene encoding phosphopyruvate hydratase, translating to MSAIVDIVAREILDSRGNPTVECDVLLESGTMGRAAVPSGASTGSREAIELRDGDKKRYLGKGVLKAVEHINTEISEAILGLDASEQAFLDKTLIDLDGTDNKSRLGANAMLAVSMAVARAAAEESGLPLYRYFGGMGGMQLPVPMMNVINGGAHANNSLDLQEFMIIPVGAPTFREAVRYGAEVFHALKSILHDKGISTAVGDEGGFAPSVANHEAAILLILEAIDKAGFVAGEQIALGLDCAASEFYKDGKYVLSGEGLSLTSEEWTNILATWVDKYPIISIEDGMAEGDWEGWKILTDRLGKTVQIVGDDLFVTNTKILKEGIDKGIANSILIKINQIGTLTETFAAIEMAKRAGYTAVISHRSGETEDSTIADIAVGTNAGQIKTGSLSRSDRMAKYNQLLRIEEDLGDVASYPGRAAFYNLR from the coding sequence ATGAGCGCCATTGTTGACATCGTCGCCCGCGAAATTCTGGACAGCCGCGGCAACCCCACCGTCGAATGTGACGTGCTGCTGGAGTCCGGCACCATGGGCCGCGCGGCCGTGCCCTCGGGCGCCTCCACCGGCTCGCGCGAAGCGATCGAGCTGCGCGATGGCGACAAGAAGCGCTATCTCGGCAAGGGCGTGCTGAAGGCCGTCGAGCACATCAACACCGAGATCTCCGAGGCCATCCTGGGCCTGGACGCTTCCGAGCAGGCCTTTCTGGACAAGACCCTGATCGACCTGGACGGCACCGACAACAAGTCGCGCCTGGGTGCCAATGCGATGCTGGCCGTGTCCATGGCCGTGGCCCGCGCCGCGGCCGAAGAGTCCGGCCTGCCGCTGTACCGCTACTTCGGCGGCATGGGCGGCATGCAGCTGCCAGTGCCGATGATGAACGTCATCAACGGCGGCGCCCACGCCAACAACAGCCTGGACCTGCAGGAGTTCATGATCATCCCGGTCGGCGCACCGACCTTCCGTGAGGCCGTGCGTTACGGCGCCGAGGTCTTCCATGCGCTGAAGTCCATCCTGCATGACAAGGGCATCAGCACCGCCGTCGGCGACGAGGGTGGCTTTGCGCCCAGCGTGGCCAATCACGAAGCGGCCATCCTGTTGATCCTGGAAGCCATCGACAAGGCCGGCTTTGTGGCCGGCGAGCAGATCGCCCTGGGCCTGGACTGCGCCGCCAGCGAGTTCTACAAGGACGGCAAGTACGTGCTGTCCGGCGAGGGCCTGAGCCTGACGTCGGAAGAGTGGACCAATATCCTGGCCACCTGGGTCGACAAGTACCCCATCATCTCGATCGAAGACGGCATGGCCGAAGGCGACTGGGAAGGTTGGAAGATTCTCACCGACCGCCTGGGCAAGACGGTGCAGATCGTCGGCGACGATCTGTTCGTCACCAACACCAAGATCTTGAAGGAAGGCATTGACAAGGGCATTGCCAACTCCATCCTGATCAAGATCAACCAGATCGGCACGCTCACCGAGACCTTTGCCGCGATCGAGATGGCCAAGCGCGCCGGCTACACCGCCGTGATCAGCCACCGCTCCGGCGAGACCGAGGACTCGACGATTGCCGACATCGCGGTCGGCACCAACGCCGGCCAGATCAAGACCGGTTCGCTGAGCCGCTCGGACCGCATGGCCAAATACAACCAGCTCTTGCGCATCGAAGAAGACCTGGGCGATGTGGCCAGCTACCCGGGCCGCGCCGCCTTCTACAATCTGCGCTAA
- the ftsB gene encoding cell division protein FtsB, which translates to MKILSVILAAFLIAIQGQLWFGKGGVTRVVVLESDLAKQQAANKVARARNEQIEAELRDLREGQEMVEEKARSELGMIKPDEIYVQVLHSKR; encoded by the coding sequence GTGAAAATCCTCAGCGTCATCCTCGCCGCCTTCCTGATTGCCATCCAGGGCCAGCTCTGGTTTGGCAAGGGGGGCGTGACCCGGGTGGTGGTGCTGGAGTCTGACCTGGCCAAGCAGCAGGCCGCCAACAAGGTGGCCAGAGCCCGCAATGAGCAGATCGAGGCCGAGTTGCGCGATCTGCGCGAGGGCCAGGAGATGGTCGAGGAAAAAGCCCGCTCCGAGCTGGGCATGATCAAGCCGGACGAAATCTACGTCCAGGTGCTGCACTCCAAGCGCTGA
- the pnuC gene encoding nicotinamide riboside transporter PnuC, translated as MEALLQGLQPALAAAFTVWGSPVTWLEIAAFCLAVWMVVCNMRVQPLAWPLAIVSSLLYFLLFWSSKLYGDAALQIVFVVVAFWGWWQWLRGHDASGRALQVRRLSPRGRLLAMLAFAASWPVIGFYLSRYTDTDVPFWDAFPTAGSLVGQWLLGRKYVENWPAWIAVNTVGVALFAYKGLWLTVLLYALFTVMAAFGWRAWMRMTHEFR; from the coding sequence ATGGAAGCGCTGCTACAAGGCCTGCAGCCTGCCCTGGCTGCGGCCTTCACCGTCTGGGGCAGCCCAGTCACCTGGCTGGAGATTGCCGCCTTCTGTCTTGCGGTCTGGATGGTGGTCTGCAATATGCGCGTGCAGCCATTGGCCTGGCCCCTGGCCATCGTCAGTTCGCTGCTGTATTTCCTGCTGTTCTGGAGCAGCAAACTCTATGGCGACGCGGCCTTGCAGATCGTCTTCGTCGTCGTTGCCTTCTGGGGCTGGTGGCAGTGGCTGCGCGGGCACGATGCCAGCGGCCGGGCCTTGCAGGTGCGCCGCCTGAGCCCACGCGGCCGCTTGCTGGCCATGCTGGCCTTCGCGGCAAGCTGGCCGGTGATCGGCTTCTACCTGAGTCGCTATACCGATACCGACGTGCCCTTCTGGGACGCCTTCCCCACCGCCGGCAGCCTGGTCGGCCAATGGCTGCTGGGCCGCAAATACGTCGAGAACTGGCCCGCCTGGATCGCCGTCAACACCGTCGGCGTGGCCTTGTTCGCCTACAAGGGCCTGTGGCTGACGGTGCTGCTCTATGCCTTGTTCACCGTGATGGCGGCCTTTGGCTGGCGTGCCTGGATGCGGATGACTCATGAGTTCCGCTAA
- a CDS encoding ATP-binding protein translates to MSSAKPLLIAIVGAESTGKTQLSLALREALIESTGLRCAVVPEYLRTWCETEGRTPRPHEQATIAEHQITLIDGAAATHDLVLCDTTPLMTAVYSELLFQDRSLHALGQAFHLRCDLTLLTALDIPWVADGLQRDGPHVRGPVDAAVRKALLDASLGWSVVAGTGALRVEAALNAITPLLLKRQAPRAGLLTRLNERQASFPEQRWLCDCDVPECEHASLNPTPAA, encoded by the coding sequence ATGAGTTCCGCTAAGCCGCTGCTGATTGCCATCGTCGGGGCCGAGAGCACCGGCAAGACGCAACTCTCGCTGGCGCTGCGAGAGGCCCTGATCGAATCGACCGGCCTGCGCTGTGCGGTCGTGCCCGAATACCTGCGCACCTGGTGCGAGACCGAGGGCCGCACGCCCCGACCGCATGAGCAGGCGACCATTGCCGAGCACCAGATCACCCTGATCGACGGCGCCGCCGCAACCCACGACCTGGTGCTGTGCGACACCACACCGCTGATGACGGCTGTCTACAGCGAACTGCTGTTCCAGGACCGCTCGCTGCATGCGCTGGGCCAGGCCTTCCATCTGCGCTGCGACCTGACGCTGCTGACCGCCCTGGACATTCCCTGGGTGGCCGACGGCCTGCAGCGCGACGGACCGCATGTACGCGGTCCGGTAGACGCCGCCGTGCGCAAGGCCCTGCTCGATGCAAGCCTGGGCTGGTCGGTCGTTGCCGGCACCGGCGCGTTGCGCGTCGAAGCGGCGCTGAATGCGATCACGCCGCTGCTGCTGAAGCGCCAGGCCCCCCGCGCCGGTCTGTTGACGCGGCTCAACGAACGCCAGGCTTCGTTCCCGGAGCAGCGCTGGCTGTGCGACTGCGATGTGCCCGAGTGCGAGCATGCCTCGCTGAATCCGACGCCCGCAGCCTGA
- a CDS encoding type IV pilin protein has translation MRRLSALPLTRARHSGGFTLIELMIALVVAGVLAAVALPAYSGFVKKSRARDAGADLAALALNMENSFQLQLAYPVNAANTVASTSTFSAWSPTQASHFSYTLVSTANSYTLTATGKSSLEGCVMTLNQASTRSASSACGFTTW, from the coding sequence ATGCGCCGCTTGTCCGCCCTGCCCCTCACACGAGCTCGCCACAGCGGCGGCTTCACCCTGATCGAGCTGATGATCGCCCTGGTGGTGGCCGGGGTGCTCGCCGCCGTGGCCCTGCCGGCCTACTCGGGCTTCGTCAAGAAAAGCCGGGCACGGGATGCCGGCGCCGATCTGGCCGCGCTGGCGCTGAACATGGAAAACAGCTTTCAGCTGCAGCTGGCCTATCCGGTCAATGCGGCCAACACGGTGGCCAGCACCAGCACCTTCAGCGCCTGGTCGCCGACCCAGGCCAGCCACTTCAGCTACACCCTGGTCAGCACGGCCAACAGTTACACGTTGACGGCCACCGGCAAGTCCAGCCTCGAGGGCTGCGTCATGACCCTGAATCAGGCCAGCACCCGCAGCGCCAGCAGCGCCTGCGGCTTCACGACATGGTGA
- a CDS encoding type II secretion system protein gives MVRGRQAGFSLVELMVSVTIMLLLALATTPFTRAWADKAAVQQTQGQMRQALAQLRSQALRNASAASTGPAAVLVSLQGRLCVFSGAPATLSCEAAGWSAVPKATITVNEVANQCLALDSAGLPLSSTIGDTACTTNFVYKISRGAENPDAQGL, from the coding sequence ATGGTGAGGGGCCGGCAGGCCGGTTTCTCGCTGGTCGAGCTGATGGTTTCGGTCACCATCATGTTGCTGCTCGCCCTGGCCACCACGCCCTTCACCCGCGCCTGGGCCGACAAGGCGGCGGTGCAGCAGACGCAAGGCCAGATGCGCCAGGCCCTGGCCCAGCTGCGCTCGCAGGCGCTGCGCAACGCCAGCGCGGCCAGCACCGGGCCCGCGGCGGTGCTGGTCAGCCTGCAGGGGCGTCTGTGCGTATTCAGCGGCGCGCCGGCCACGCTCAGCTGCGAGGCCGCCGGCTGGAGCGCGGTGCCAAAGGCCACCATCACCGTCAACGAGGTGGCCAACCAATGCCTGGCGCTGGACAGCGCGGGCCTGCCCTTGAGCAGCACGATTGGCGACACCGCTTGCACCACCAACTTCGTCTACAAGATTTCACGCGGCGCGGAGAACCCCGATGCACAGGGCCTTTAG
- a CDS encoding type II secretion system protein: MHRAFSQRRRQRGDALVESLIAIVLLGVIGLGLVFALGRTLVAQKFHKGQSLAVQGIRAELQSAGVASGCPVTGSASQTSDLVLSPAQTLSGVTKSCTITPVTVSVNGVLKNTQLPLVSYAVQSDTLLGPGTLMVSN; encoded by the coding sequence ATGCACAGGGCCTTTAGTCAACGCCGGCGCCAGCGCGGCGACGCCCTGGTCGAGTCCCTGATCGCCATCGTGTTGCTGGGCGTGATCGGTTTGGGGCTGGTGTTCGCGCTGGGCCGCACCCTGGTGGCACAGAAGTTCCACAAGGGCCAGAGCCTGGCCGTGCAGGGCATACGGGCCGAGCTGCAAAGCGCCGGCGTGGCCAGCGGCTGCCCGGTCACCGGCAGTGCCAGCCAGACCAGCGATTTGGTGCTGTCACCGGCGCAGACGCTCAGCGGCGTGACCAAGAGCTGCACCATCACGCCGGTGACCGTCAGCGTCAACGGCGTGCTGAAGAACACCCAGCTGCCGCTGGTCAGCTATGCCGTGCAGTCCGACACCCTGCTCGGCCCCGGCACCCTGATGGTGAGTAATTGA